Proteins encoded within one genomic window of Natator depressus isolate rNatDep1 chromosome 1, rNatDep2.hap1, whole genome shotgun sequence:
- the LOC141980922 gene encoding olfactory receptor 52H1-like, with protein MQKTLFCLSIGHLHPYTMSDSNSTDFTNPSTFILLGIPGLEAAHVWISIPFCMIYAIAILGNFIIMFIVKMEPSLHAPMYYFLCMLAITDLVLSTSVLPKMLSIFWFNSREINFSACLTQMYFLLSFFMIESGILVAMAFDRYVAICDPLRHSTTLTNAVVAKISLAVVLRGIMLILPHPFLARRWPYCRTNIIPNTYCEHIAVVKLACTDISVSSYYSLSVAFLVIGLDVFFIAVSYTQILRAIFSLPTKDARLKTFGTCGSHLCVILAFYIPHLFAALTQRFGHNVALHFHVLMSNMYLLVPPMLNPIIYGAKTQEIRDRLLQLFIQKGT; from the coding sequence ATGCAGAAAACACTGTTCTGCCTCAGTATTGGACACCTTCATCCCTACACCATGTCAGATTCCAACTCAACcgacttcaccaacccctccaccttcatcctgctgggcattcctggcctggaggcagcccatgtctggatctccatccccttctgcatgATCTATGCCATAGCCATCTTGGGGAACTTCATCATCATGTTCATCGTCAAGATGGAGCCGAGCCTCCATGCacccatgtactatttcctctgcatgctagCCATCACAGACCTGGTGCTGTCTACATCAGTGCtgcccaaaatgctgagcatcttctggttcaattccagggagatcaatttcagtgcctgcctcacccagatgtacttcCTTCTCAGTTTCTTTATGATAGAGTCTGGGATCCTGGTGGCCATGGCTTTTGATCGCTATGTGGCCATCTGcgatcccctgagacattccaccaCCCTGACGAACGCTGTGGTGGCCAAAATTTCCCTGGCCGTGGTGCTGCGCGGCATCATGCTCATactgccccatcccttcctggCAAGGAggtggccatattgcagaaccaacatcattCCAAACACCTACTGTGAGCACATCGCTGTGGTGAAGCTGGCCTGCACCGACATCAGCGTCAGTAGTTACTACAGCCTCTCTGTGGCATTCTTGGTGATCGGTCTGGATGTGTTTTTTATCGCCGTGTCCTATacccagatcctcagggccatcttcagcctcccaACAAAGGATGCCCGCCTCAAGACTTTTGGGACATGCGGCTCTCACCTCTGTGTCATCTTAGCCTTTTACATCCCACATCTGTTTGCCGCCCTCACGCAACGGTTTGggcacaatgtggccctgcaTTTCCATGTTCTCATGTCCAACATGTACCTCCTGGTGCCCCCCatgctaaaccccatcatctatGGGGCGAAGACTCAGGAGATCCGGGATAGGCTGCTCCAGCTCTTTATTCAGAAAGGGACCTAA
- the LOC141980927 gene encoding olfactory receptor 52K2-like, with amino-acid sequence MQETPFCLSVGHFLSYSMSDSNSTDFTNPSTFILLGIPGLEAAHVWISIPFCMIYAIAILGNFIIMFIVKMEPSLHEPMYYFLCMLAITDLVLSTSVLPKMLSIFWFNSREINFSACLTQMYFILSFFIIESGILVAMAFDRYVAVCDPLRHSTTLTNPVVAKISLAVVLRGIMLILPTPFLARRWPYCRTNIIPNTYCEHITVVKLACTDICLSNYYSLSVAFLVIGLDVLFIAMSYTQILRAIFSLPTKDARLKTFGTCGSHLCVILAFYIPPLFAALTERFGHNVALHLRVLMSNMYLLVPPMLNPIIYGAKTQEIRSRLLQLFTQKGT; translated from the coding sequence ATGCAGGAAACACCATTCTGCCTCAGTGTTGGACACTTTCTCTCCTACTCCATGTCAGACTCCAACTCAACtgacttcaccaacccctccaccttcatcctgctgggcattcctggcctggaggcagcccatgtctggatctccatccccttctgcatgATCTATGCCATAGCCATCTTGGGGAACTTCATCATCATGTTCATCGTCAAGATGGAGCCGAGCCTCCATGAACctatgtactatttcctctgcatgctagCCATCACAGACCTGGTGCTGTCTACATCAGTCCtgcccaaaatgctgagcatcttctggttcaattccagggagatcaATTTCAGTGCatgcctcacccagatgtacttcATTCTCAGCTTCTTTATAATAGAGTCTGGGATCCTGGTGGCCATGGCTTTTGATCGCTATGTGGCCGTCTGTGAccccctgagacattccaccaCCCTGACAAACCCTGTGGTAGCCAAAATTTCCTTGGCCGTGGTGCTGCGCGGCATCATGCTCATactgcccactcccttcctggcAAGGAggtggccatattgcagaaccaacatcattCCAAACACCTACTGTGAGCATATCACTGTGGTGAAGCTGGCCTGCACCGACATCTGCCTCAGTAATTACTACAGCCTCTCTGTGGCATTCTTGGTGATCGGTCTGGATGTGCTTTTTATTGCGATGTCCTATacccagatcctcagggccatcttcagcctcccaACAAAGGACGCCCGCCTCAAGACATTTGGGACCTGCGGCTCCCACCTCTGTGTCATCTTAGCCTTTTACATCCCACCTCTCTTTGCCGCCCTCACGGAACGGTTTGggcacaatgtggccctgcaTTTGCGCGTTCTCATGTCCAACATGTACCTCCTGGTGCCCCCCatgctaaaccccatcatctatGGGGCGAAGACTCAGGAGATCCGGAGTAGGCTGCTCCAGCTTTTTACTCAGAAAGGGACCTAA